A stretch of Anoplopoma fimbria isolate UVic2021 breed Golden Eagle Sablefish unplaced genomic scaffold, Afim_UVic_2022 Un_contig_10427_pilon_pilon, whole genome shotgun sequence DNA encodes these proteins:
- the LOC129114830 gene encoding ras-associating and dilute domain-containing protein-like — protein sequence MDTLKHFSPLQHTPLNAPGIYIRTLIPDGPAASDGRLRIGDRILAVNGTSLIGADYQSAVDLIRLGGGRLRFLVAKSDPDVSEKISASSC from the exons ATGGACACGCTAAAACACTTCTCCCCTCTGCAGCACACTCCTCTCAACGCTCCAGGCATTTACATCCGGACTCTGATCCCTGACGGACCTGCTGCCTCCGACGGCAGACTGAGGATCGGAGATCGCATCCTGGCTGTGAATGGGACCAGTCTGATAGGAGCAGACTACCAGAG CGCGGTGGATCTGATTCGTCTGGGAGGAGGTCGTCTACGTTTCCTGGTGGCCAAGTCCGACCCCGACGTCTCGGAGAAGATCAGTGCCTCCTCCTGCTGA